Proteins encoded by one window of Kribbella flavida DSM 17836:
- a CDS encoding carboxymuconolactone decarboxylase family protein yields MSTTTRRRVKVASLAPEFYQAMIALDAQSALGLDPLLAHLVRIRASQLNGCAYCLDMHTLDARHLGESEQRLHLLATWREAGKFFTPKERAALALTESITLVSVDHVPDEVYDAAAEQFDDKELAQLIGLIVTINAWTRIGVTGRLEPGHYSPS; encoded by the coding sequence ATGAGCACAACGACACGACGCAGGGTCAAGGTGGCCTCGCTGGCCCCGGAGTTCTACCAGGCGATGATCGCGCTGGACGCCCAGTCCGCGCTCGGCCTGGATCCCCTGCTCGCCCACCTGGTCCGGATCCGCGCCTCGCAGCTGAACGGCTGCGCGTACTGCCTCGACATGCACACCCTCGACGCCCGGCACCTGGGCGAGTCCGAGCAGCGCCTGCACCTGCTCGCCACCTGGCGCGAGGCGGGCAAGTTCTTCACCCCGAAGGAGCGGGCCGCGCTCGCCCTCACCGAGTCGATCACGCTGGTCAGCGTCGACCACGTGCCGGACGAGGTGTACGACGCCGCGGCCGAGCAGTTCGACGACAAGGAACTGGCCCAGCTGATCGGCCTGATCGTCACCATCAACGCCTGGACCCGGATCGGCGTCACCGGCCGGCTCGAGCCCGGCCACTACTCGCCGAGCTGA
- a CDS encoding isocitrate lyase/PEP mutase family protein, translating to MSRAETFRALHHGGTPLVLPNAWDPVSARIVAEAGFAAVATSSGATARVLGYDDGELTPPAEMFAAIARIVRAVDVPVTADLEAGYGLAPQELVDRLLDTGAVGCNLEDSTGSGLTDLTRQADYLADVRAAAGADLVVNARIDTFLSGGTVADAIERGRAYRRAGADCVYPILAPLDVIAELKSGIGGPLNAHAAPDGPTPDELAAEGATRISYGTSLHKVVMAGFRDYLSTLKPPG from the coding sequence GTGAGTCGAGCCGAAACCTTCCGTGCCCTGCACCACGGCGGCACCCCGCTGGTGCTGCCCAACGCCTGGGACCCGGTCAGCGCGCGGATCGTCGCCGAGGCCGGCTTCGCGGCGGTCGCGACCAGCAGTGGCGCGACCGCCCGGGTACTCGGGTACGACGACGGCGAGCTGACCCCGCCGGCCGAGATGTTCGCCGCGATCGCGCGGATCGTCCGGGCGGTCGACGTCCCGGTCACCGCCGACCTGGAGGCGGGCTACGGCCTGGCCCCGCAGGAACTGGTGGACCGGCTGCTCGACACCGGCGCGGTCGGCTGCAACCTGGAGGACTCGACCGGCTCCGGCCTGACCGATCTCACCCGCCAGGCCGACTACCTCGCCGATGTCCGCGCCGCCGCCGGTGCCGATCTGGTCGTCAACGCCCGCATCGACACCTTCTTGTCCGGCGGCACGGTGGCCGACGCGATCGAGCGCGGCCGGGCCTACCGCCGGGCCGGCGCGGACTGCGTCTACCCGATCTTGGCGCCGCTGGACGTGATCGCCGAACTGAAGTCGGGCATCGGCGGCCCGCTCAACGCGCACGCCGCTCCGGACGGCCCGACCCCGGACGAGCTCGCGGCAGAAGGCGCCACCCGCATCTCGTACGGCACCAGCCTGCACAAGGTGGTGATGGCAGGTTTTCGTGACTACCTCAGCACGCTGAAGCCGCCCGGCTGA
- a CDS encoding STAS domain-containing protein, giving the protein MLAPTPHAGTNADPVTDNVVRLAGLLDVRSVGAARQLLYDVIDRTDGDVVVDLEAVDAIDAAGLGLLVATHRRTQLLGRRLVLRHPVPSVVRILAVTRLHRILSVERTPLPISA; this is encoded by the coding sequence ATGCTCGCACCGACCCCACACGCAGGGACCAACGCCGACCCAGTCACCGACAACGTGGTCCGCCTGGCCGGACTGCTCGACGTCCGCTCGGTGGGCGCGGCCCGCCAGCTGCTGTACGACGTGATCGACCGCACCGACGGCGACGTCGTGGTCGATCTGGAGGCGGTCGACGCGATCGACGCCGCCGGTCTCGGCCTGCTCGTCGCCACCCACCGCCGGACCCAGCTGCTCGGGCGCCGGCTCGTGCTGCGGCACCCGGTCCCCTCGGTGGTGCGGATCCTCGCGGTCACCCGGCTGCACCGGATCCTGAGCGTCGAGCGGACCCCACTACCGATCTCTGCCTAG
- a CDS encoding alpha/beta hydrolase family protein, producing MITRRSLVRLVLGTAALGGCDDEPLERPAVEVRYGDDPSQVAELHLPSGDRQVPAVVVIHGGFWMSAYGKGLATPLAADLAKHGVAGYAIEYRRVGNGGGWPATCEDVAAAIDALGDQPRIDPAQVVALGHSAGGQLAVWAAGRPAFAAGTPGARPRVVLKGAVAQAGVLDLVKAYDERVGGDAVQRLMGSGPADSRVSYAAASPYEQVPLPVPVALVHGTDDRQVPIEQSRRYSDAVRRAGGQVRLTELPRVGHFELIDPEHDAWVACRDETLRLLG from the coding sequence ATGATCACGCGTCGCTCGCTCGTCCGGCTCGTCCTGGGCACCGCCGCCTTGGGCGGGTGCGATGACGAGCCGCTCGAACGGCCTGCGGTGGAGGTGAGGTACGGCGACGACCCGTCTCAGGTGGCGGAGCTCCACCTTCCGTCCGGCGACCGCCAGGTACCCGCCGTCGTGGTGATCCACGGCGGCTTCTGGATGAGCGCCTACGGCAAGGGCCTGGCGACGCCGTTGGCCGCGGACCTGGCGAAGCACGGTGTCGCCGGGTACGCGATCGAGTACCGGCGCGTCGGCAACGGCGGCGGCTGGCCGGCCACCTGCGAGGACGTGGCCGCGGCGATCGACGCGCTCGGGGACCAGCCGCGGATCGATCCGGCGCAGGTGGTCGCCCTCGGCCACTCGGCCGGTGGGCAGCTGGCGGTCTGGGCCGCAGGGCGGCCGGCCTTCGCCGCTGGTACGCCGGGAGCCCGGCCCCGGGTCGTCCTGAAGGGCGCGGTGGCGCAGGCCGGCGTCCTTGATCTGGTGAAGGCGTACGACGAGCGGGTCGGTGGTGATGCGGTGCAGCGGTTGATGGGATCCGGACCGGCCGACAGCAGAGTCTCGTACGCCGCCGCGTCGCCGTACGAGCAGGTGCCGTTGCCGGTGCCGGTCGCGCTGGTGCACGGGACGGACGACCGCCAGGTGCCGATCGAGCAGAGCCGCCGGTACAGCGACGCCGTGCGGCGGGCCGGCGGGCAGGTGCGGCTGACCGAGCTGCCGCGGGTCGGGCACTTCGAGCTCATCGACCCGGAGCACGACGCCTGGGTAGCCTGCCGGGACGAGACCCTGCGACTACTCGGCTGA
- a CDS encoding zinc-dependent alcohol dehydrogenase, with protein sequence MVYRGPYRVRVEQKDRPAIEHPNDAIVRVTRAAICGSDLHLYHGMMPDTRVGMTFGHEFVGIVDEVGPSVATLQPGDRVMVPFNIFCGTCFFCARGLYSNCHNVNPNATAVGGIYGYSHTCGGYDGGQAEYVRVPFADVGPSPIPAWMDDDDAVLLTDALATGYFGAQLGDIVEGDVVVVFGAGPVGLFAAKSAWLMGAGRVIVIDHLEYRLEKARTFAHAETHNFTEYADIVVQLKKLTDGLGADVAIDAVGAEADGNLLQHVTAAKLKLQGGSPIALNWAIDGVRKGGTVSVMGAYGPLFSAVKFGDALNKGLTLRMNQAPVKRQWPRLFEHIRNGYLKPSDIVTHRIPLEHIAEGYHLFSAKLDGCIKPLIVPDAA encoded by the coding sequence ATGGTGTACCGCGGCCCGTACCGCGTCCGGGTCGAGCAGAAGGACCGGCCGGCGATCGAGCATCCGAACGACGCGATCGTCCGGGTCACCCGGGCCGCGATCTGCGGCTCGGACCTGCACCTGTACCACGGCATGATGCCGGACACCCGGGTCGGCATGACGTTCGGCCACGAGTTCGTCGGCATCGTCGACGAGGTCGGCCCGTCGGTGGCCACGCTGCAGCCCGGCGACCGGGTGATGGTGCCGTTCAACATCTTCTGCGGAACCTGCTTCTTCTGCGCCCGCGGCCTGTACTCGAACTGCCACAACGTCAATCCGAACGCCACCGCGGTCGGCGGCATCTACGGCTACTCGCACACCTGCGGCGGTTACGACGGCGGCCAGGCGGAGTACGTCCGGGTCCCGTTCGCCGACGTCGGCCCGAGCCCGATCCCGGCCTGGATGGACGACGACGACGCGGTGCTGCTCACCGACGCGCTGGCCACCGGGTACTTCGGCGCCCAGCTCGGCGACATCGTCGAGGGCGACGTCGTGGTGGTCTTCGGGGCGGGCCCGGTCGGCCTGTTCGCGGCGAAGTCGGCCTGGCTGATGGGCGCCGGCCGGGTGATCGTGATCGACCACCTGGAGTACCGGCTGGAGAAGGCCCGCACGTTCGCCCACGCCGAGACGCACAACTTCACCGAGTACGCCGACATCGTGGTGCAGCTGAAGAAGCTCACCGACGGCCTGGGCGCCGACGTGGCGATCGACGCGGTCGGCGCCGAGGCCGACGGCAACCTGCTGCAGCACGTCACCGCGGCGAAGCTGAAGCTGCAGGGCGGGTCGCCGATCGCGCTGAACTGGGCGATCGACGGGGTCCGCAAGGGCGGCACCGTCTCGGTGATGGGGGCCTACGGCCCCTTGTTCAGCGCGGTGAAATTCGGGGACGCGCTGAACAAGGGGTTGACGCTGCGGATGAACCAGGCGCCGGTCAAACGGCAGTGGCCGCGGCTGTTCGAGCACATCCGCAACGGCTACCTGAAGCCGAGCGACATCGTCACGCACCGCATCCCGCTCGAGCACATCGCCGAGGGCTACCACCTGTTCTCGGCCAAGCTCGACGGCTGCATCAAGCCCCTCATCGTGCCCGACGCCGCCTGA
- a CDS encoding esterase-like activity of phytase family protein: MRWQGPLAATLTVAALTTSLTAVPSAAAAVPAGHGGGPGGNCSPNAQFLGFSDSLDKTTYAGQKVAGLSALDVTRPGHAVALVDNVETSPARVFDLRITSKPTVSVAGMTVLRRTDGTPYTGADFDGEGLVVEKGDRTILAASEREPSIRRFRLSDGRQTASLPVPARFQVAPAGQASANATFESLAVSRDGRSLFAGMEGPLAPDGTDSAGSGRNRIIRYAGLSGHAYRPVEQLAYKTDPGLSLVELAVVDRDQLLAMERTFVAGVGNTIRVFTVSLRHATDVTARESLADAPAHVFLQKKLLFDLVNCPPSGAVAKQPQPNPLLDNVEALALGNPLPGGRRQLYLLSDDNAGAAQTTRLYSLAVRV, from the coding sequence ATGCGCTGGCAGGGACCACTCGCGGCGACCCTCACCGTCGCCGCGCTGACCACTTCGCTGACCGCCGTCCCGTCCGCTGCCGCGGCCGTACCTGCCGGCCACGGCGGCGGACCAGGCGGGAACTGCTCGCCGAACGCCCAGTTCCTCGGCTTCAGCGACAGCCTGGACAAGACCACGTACGCCGGTCAGAAGGTGGCCGGCCTGTCCGCGCTCGACGTGACCCGCCCTGGCCACGCCGTCGCGCTCGTCGACAACGTCGAGACGAGTCCGGCCCGGGTCTTCGACCTGCGCATCACCAGCAAGCCGACGGTTTCCGTCGCCGGCATGACGGTCCTGCGCCGCACCGACGGTACGCCGTACACGGGCGCCGACTTCGACGGTGAGGGCCTGGTCGTCGAGAAGGGCGACCGGACCATCCTGGCCGCGTCGGAGCGCGAGCCGTCGATCCGCCGGTTCCGGTTGTCCGACGGCCGGCAGACCGCGTCGCTGCCGGTGCCCGCCCGCTTCCAGGTGGCACCGGCCGGGCAGGCGTCGGCCAACGCGACCTTCGAGTCGCTGGCCGTCAGCCGGGACGGGCGCTCGCTGTTCGCCGGCATGGAGGGCCCGCTGGCCCCGGACGGCACCGACTCCGCCGGCAGCGGCCGCAACCGCATCATCCGGTACGCCGGTCTGTCGGGCCACGCGTACCGTCCGGTCGAGCAGCTCGCCTACAAGACCGATCCCGGCCTGTCGCTGGTCGAGCTGGCCGTCGTCGACCGCGACCAGCTGCTTGCGATGGAGCGCACGTTCGTCGCGGGCGTCGGCAACACGATCCGCGTGTTCACTGTCTCGCTGCGGCACGCCACCGACGTCACCGCCCGCGAGTCGCTCGCCGACGCACCCGCCCACGTCTTCCTGCAGAAGAAGCTGCTCTTCGACCTGGTGAACTGCCCGCCGTCCGGCGCCGTCGCCAAGCAGCCGCAGCCGAACCCGCTGCTGGACAACGTGGAGGCACTTGCCCTCGGCAACCCGCTGCCCGGCGGCCGCCGCCAGCTCTACCTGCTCTCCGACGACAACGCCGGCGCCGCCCAGACCACTCGGCTGTACTCGCTCGCCGTCCGCGTCTGA
- a CDS encoding pyridoxamine 5'-phosphate oxidase family protein, which produces MTDHAALARQLIDDNLYLALGTADADGKPWVSPVYFVPQDYRHFYWVSSPDTRHSGNIAARPEVSLAIFDSRVAVGKAQALYVEATAARISDDELEQAMAIYNSRLDPERHFTLPELQGEGLFRLYRATAVEHSVLIRGGDPEYGTGADSRRVVALD; this is translated from the coding sequence ATGACCGACCACGCTGCCCTGGCCCGACAGCTGATCGACGACAACCTTTACCTCGCTCTCGGCACGGCGGACGCCGACGGGAAGCCCTGGGTCAGCCCGGTGTACTTCGTGCCGCAGGACTACCGCCACTTCTACTGGGTCTCCTCCCCGGACACCCGGCACTCCGGGAACATCGCCGCCCGGCCGGAGGTGAGTCTGGCGATCTTCGACTCGCGGGTCGCGGTCGGCAAGGCGCAGGCGCTGTACGTCGAGGCGACCGCCGCCCGGATCTCCGACGACGAGCTGGAGCAGGCGATGGCGATCTACAACAGCCGGCTCGACCCCGAACGCCACTTCACGCTGCCGGAGCTGCAGGGCGAGGGGTTGTTCCGGCTCTACCGGGCCACGGCGGTCGAGCACTCGGTCCTGATCCGCGGCGGCGACCCGGAGTACGGCACGGGCGCCGATTCCCGGCGGGTGGTCGCGCTCGACTGA
- a CDS encoding pyridoxamine 5'-phosphate oxidase family protein, which translates to MNQHEIAEILAKPYSQQLLNGRIPARFAYVGLDGDPRVVPLGFHFDGERLQLFTVPKAAKVNALRKNPRVAITIDTEGFPPKVLLIRGTTELRLEDGVPADYLASGKLVPADEFDAWKAGVEALYDQMVRITVTPDWVKLLDFETTLPKSVADLIAEKQGG; encoded by the coding sequence ATGAACCAGCACGAGATCGCCGAAATCCTGGCCAAGCCGTACTCCCAGCAGCTGCTCAACGGCAGGATTCCGGCCCGCTTCGCCTACGTCGGTCTCGACGGCGACCCGCGGGTCGTGCCGCTCGGCTTCCACTTCGACGGCGAGCGCCTGCAGCTGTTCACCGTGCCGAAGGCCGCCAAGGTGAACGCGCTGCGCAAGAACCCGCGGGTCGCGATCACCATCGACACCGAGGGCTTCCCGCCGAAGGTCCTGCTGATCCGCGGCACCACCGAGCTGCGGCTGGAGGACGGCGTTCCGGCCGACTACCTCGCCTCCGGCAAGCTGGTGCCCGCCGACGAGTTCGACGCCTGGAAGGCCGGCGTCGAGGCCCTGTACGACCAGATGGTCCGGATCACTGTCACCCCCGACTGGGTCAAGCTGCTCGACTTCGAGACCACGCTGCCGAAGTCGGTCGCCGACCTGATCGCCGAGAAGCAGGGTGGCTAG
- a CDS encoding RNA polymerase sigma factor has protein sequence MTPDLALATVALPGGSARAGRSSPVGRSTSAGHEVTGADEDGLVLESSVRQPDRFALIFDRYFPQVHAYVARRLGTDLADDLAAETFLIAFRQRDRFDRRSGVVRAWLYGIATNLIRRHRRDELRAWRATAKLPVPLPAGGHEDRVAAQVTAEGASPQLAAALAKVAGRDREVLMLVALGGLSYDEVAAALGIAYGTVCSRLSRARRVVREHLGDTDPTRLEED, from the coding sequence ATGACGCCCGACCTCGCCCTGGCGACCGTCGCCCTGCCCGGCGGCTCCGCCCGGGCCGGGCGCTCCAGCCCGGTCGGGCGCTCCACCTCGGCAGGCCACGAGGTGACCGGCGCCGACGAGGACGGTCTGGTCCTGGAGTCGTCGGTGCGGCAGCCGGACCGGTTCGCGCTGATCTTCGACCGGTACTTCCCGCAGGTGCACGCGTACGTCGCCCGCCGGCTCGGCACCGACCTGGCCGACGACCTGGCGGCGGAGACGTTCCTGATCGCCTTCCGGCAGCGGGACCGGTTCGACCGCCGCAGCGGCGTGGTCCGGGCCTGGCTGTACGGCATCGCGACCAACCTGATCCGGCGCCATCGGCGCGACGAGCTGCGGGCCTGGCGCGCGACCGCGAAGCTGCCCGTGCCGCTGCCGGCGGGCGGGCACGAGGACCGGGTCGCCGCGCAGGTCACCGCCGAGGGCGCGAGTCCGCAGCTCGCCGCCGCGCTCGCGAAGGTGGCCGGCCGGGACCGCGAGGTGCTGATGCTGGTCGCGCTCGGCGGGCTCAGCTACGACGAGGTCGCGGCCGCGCTCGGGATCGCGTACGGCACGGTCTGCTCGCGGCTGTCCCGCGCCCGCAGAGTCGTCCGGGAACACCTCGGCGACACCGACCCGACCCGCCTGGAGGAGGACTGA
- a CDS encoding PLP-dependent aminotransferase family protein, producing the protein MTDRRANSQPPDGSRAGADLHLDLSGSRGRADLVAALHASIRSGRLVPGTRLPSSRTLAQDLGIARNTVADAYGQLVAEGWLTARQGSGTVVAGRPGVVLAASPPAPIHQRRFRYDLTPGSPDLATFPRAEWLAAARKALTSAPNDAFGYGDPRGRPELRRMLADYLARARGVHADPERILICSGYVQALSLLSEVLQRQGATTLSVEEFGYRLHWDVIRSRGLTPVPVTVDEHGVRTGQLTGEAALLTPAHQMPTGVPLAPERRTAAIEWARETGAVLIEDDYDGEFRYDRQTVGALQTLDPERVVYTGTASKSLAPGLRLAWMVVPQHLMEPLLAAKRTADLQTATLDQLVLAEYIASGHYDRHVRRSRLHYRRRRDRLVELLATRAPGVRVAGISAGLHVLLDVPGDAQDMVDRGVRQGLRLIALHRYHFTEDSGRQALVVGYGTPPDHAYSGALDLLCQILDV; encoded by the coding sequence ATGACGGATCGACGGGCCAATTCGCAGCCTCCGGACGGGTCACGCGCGGGCGCGGACCTGCACCTGGATCTGAGCGGGAGTCGCGGGCGGGCCGACCTGGTGGCGGCGCTGCACGCCTCGATCCGGAGCGGACGGCTGGTGCCCGGGACGCGGCTGCCGTCGTCCAGGACGCTCGCCCAAGACCTCGGCATCGCCCGGAACACCGTGGCCGACGCGTACGGGCAGCTGGTGGCCGAGGGATGGCTGACCGCTCGGCAGGGATCTGGCACGGTGGTGGCGGGGCGTCCCGGCGTTGTCTTGGCGGCGTCCCCACCGGCGCCGATCCACCAGCGGCGGTTCCGCTACGACCTCACACCGGGCTCACCCGACCTCGCTACCTTCCCGCGTGCGGAGTGGCTCGCCGCCGCCCGCAAGGCGCTGACTTCGGCACCCAACGACGCCTTCGGGTACGGCGATCCACGCGGACGGCCGGAGCTGCGGCGGATGCTGGCGGACTACCTGGCCCGGGCCCGCGGCGTCCACGCGGACCCGGAACGCATCCTGATCTGCTCGGGCTACGTCCAGGCCCTCAGCCTGCTCAGCGAGGTACTGCAGCGGCAGGGCGCGACCACGCTGTCGGTCGAGGAGTTCGGCTACAGGCTGCACTGGGACGTGATCAGGTCCCGCGGGTTGACCCCGGTACCGGTCACTGTGGACGAGCACGGCGTCCGCACCGGCCAGCTCACCGGTGAGGCCGCGCTGCTGACTCCGGCGCACCAGATGCCGACCGGTGTCCCGCTCGCGCCGGAGCGGCGGACGGCGGCGATCGAGTGGGCGCGGGAGACCGGTGCGGTGCTGATCGAGGACGACTACGACGGCGAGTTCCGCTACGACCGGCAGACGGTCGGCGCGCTGCAGACCCTCGACCCCGAACGCGTCGTCTACACCGGTACGGCGAGCAAGAGCCTCGCGCCCGGCCTGCGTCTGGCCTGGATGGTGGTGCCCCAGCACCTGATGGAGCCCCTGCTCGCCGCGAAGCGCACAGCGGATCTGCAGACTGCGACGCTCGACCAGTTGGTACTGGCCGAGTACATCGCCTCCGGGCACTACGACCGCCACGTCCGGCGGTCCCGGCTGCACTACCGGCGCCGCCGCGACCGGCTGGTGGAACTGCTCGCCACCCGGGCTCCCGGCGTACGGGTGGCAGGCATCTCCGCCGGTCTGCACGTGCTGCTCGACGTACCGGGTGATGCGCAGGACATGGTGGACCGAGGTGTGCGCCAGGGCCTGCGGCTCATCGCGCTGCACCGCTACCACTTCACTGAGGACTCCGGCCGCCAGGCCCTCGTCGTCGGCTACGGCACTCCACCGGACCACGCCTACTCCGGAGCGCTGGACCTGCTCTGCCAGATCCTCGACGTGTGA
- a CDS encoding protein meaA, with the protein MTETDRPWVMRTYAGHSSAAESNALFRRNLAKGQTGLSVAFDLPTQTGYDADHRLAKGEVGKVGVPVAHLGDVRALFDRIPLAQMNTSMTINATAMWLLALYQVAAQEQGATPDELTGTTQNDIVKEYLSRGTYAFPPDASLRLTTDLIAYTVTNVPRWNPINICSYHLQEAGATPVQELAFALSTAIAVLDRVRAGGQVPPDRFGDVVQRISFFVNAGVRFIEETCKMRAFVRLWDDICVNRYGVTDPKARRLRYGVQVNSLGLTEAQPENNVQRIVLEMLGVTLSKNARARAVQLPAWNEALGLPRPWDQQWSLRMQQVLAYESDLLEYDDIFDGSHVIEAKVAELVEGAREEIDRVQAMGGAVAAVESGYLKQALVASHAERRQRIESGEQIVVGVNKFENTEPSPLTADLDTAIQTVDPAAEAAALTSLEQWRAQRDPKAVEEALASLREAAKGTGNLMPATLTCARAGVTTGEWAGVLREMFGEYRAPTGVSGSVGTSGGGAEIAAVRAKVAATAEQLGGRLRLLVGKPGLDGHSNGAEQVAVRARDVGFEVIYQGIRLTPEQIVAAAVAEDVHCVGLSILSGSHMELVPQVVDGLRAAGLTDVPVVVGGIVPDADARALKAAGVAAVYTPKDYDLTGMMADVVDVIRHASP; encoded by the coding sequence ATGACCGAGACGGACCGACCCTGGGTGATGCGGACGTACGCCGGCCACTCCTCGGCCGCGGAGTCGAACGCGCTGTTCCGGCGCAATCTGGCCAAGGGCCAGACCGGACTGTCGGTCGCGTTCGACCTGCCGACCCAGACCGGGTACGACGCCGACCACCGGCTGGCCAAGGGCGAGGTCGGCAAGGTCGGCGTACCGGTGGCGCACCTGGGCGACGTCCGGGCGCTGTTCGACCGGATCCCGCTGGCGCAGATGAACACGTCGATGACGATCAACGCCACCGCGATGTGGCTGCTCGCGCTGTACCAGGTCGCCGCGCAGGAGCAGGGCGCGACGCCGGACGAGCTGACCGGCACGACGCAGAACGACATCGTCAAGGAGTACCTGTCCCGCGGCACCTACGCGTTCCCGCCGGACGCCTCGCTGCGGCTGACCACCGACCTGATCGCCTACACGGTCACCAACGTGCCGAGGTGGAACCCGATCAACATCTGCAGCTACCACCTGCAGGAGGCCGGGGCGACGCCGGTGCAGGAGCTGGCCTTCGCGCTGTCGACCGCGATCGCCGTGCTCGACCGGGTCCGTGCCGGCGGCCAGGTCCCGCCGGACCGGTTCGGCGACGTCGTGCAGCGGATCTCGTTCTTCGTGAACGCCGGCGTGCGGTTCATCGAGGAGACGTGCAAGATGCGCGCGTTCGTGCGGCTGTGGGACGACATCTGCGTCAACCGGTACGGCGTGACCGACCCGAAGGCCCGGCGCCTGCGGTACGGCGTCCAGGTGAACTCGCTCGGTCTGACCGAGGCGCAGCCCGAGAACAACGTGCAGCGGATCGTGCTGGAGATGCTCGGCGTCACGCTGTCGAAGAACGCCCGCGCCCGGGCGGTCCAGCTGCCGGCCTGGAACGAGGCGCTCGGGCTGCCCCGCCCGTGGGACCAGCAGTGGTCGCTGCGCATGCAGCAGGTGCTCGCCTACGAGTCGGACCTGCTGGAGTACGACGACATCTTCGACGGGTCGCACGTGATCGAGGCGAAGGTCGCCGAGCTGGTCGAGGGCGCGCGCGAGGAGATCGACCGGGTCCAGGCGATGGGCGGTGCGGTCGCCGCGGTGGAGAGCGGCTACCTGAAGCAGGCGCTGGTCGCGTCGCACGCCGAGCGGCGGCAGCGGATCGAGTCCGGCGAGCAGATCGTCGTCGGCGTCAACAAGTTCGAGAACACCGAGCCGTCGCCGCTCACCGCGGACCTGGACACGGCGATCCAGACCGTCGACCCGGCGGCCGAAGCCGCTGCGCTGACGTCGCTCGAGCAGTGGCGTGCCCAGCGCGACCCGAAGGCGGTCGAGGAGGCGCTGGCGTCGCTGCGCGAGGCGGCCAAGGGCACCGGCAACCTGATGCCGGCGACGCTGACCTGTGCCCGGGCCGGGGTGACGACGGGCGAGTGGGCCGGCGTACTGCGGGAGATGTTCGGGGAGTACCGTGCGCCGACCGGGGTGTCCGGCTCGGTCGGGACCTCCGGAGGCGGAGCCGAGATCGCCGCCGTGCGGGCGAAGGTGGCCGCCACGGCCGAGCAGCTCGGTGGGCGGTTGCGGCTGCTGGTCGGCAAGCCCGGCTTGGACGGTCACTCCAACGGCGCCGAGCAGGTCGCCGTCCGGGCCCGCGACGTCGGCTTCGAGGTGATCTACCAGGGCATCCGGCTGACGCCCGAGCAGATCGTCGCCGCCGCGGTCGCCGAGGACGTGCACTGCGTCGGCCTGTCGATCCTGTCCGGCTCCCACATGGAGCTCGTGCCGCAAGTGGTCGACGGCCTGCGCGCGGCCGGCCTGACCGACGTCCCGGTCGTCGTCGGCGGCATCGTGCCCGACGCGGACGCCCGCGCCCTGAAGGCCGCCGGCGTCGCCGCCGTCTACACCCCGAAGGACTACGACCTGACCGGCATGATGGCCGACGTCGTCGACGTCATCCGCCACGCGAGCCCCTAG
- a CDS encoding FAD-dependent oxidoreductase, translating to MRVIVVGAGVIGLTCAVRLAEAGYDVGLFARDLPLETTSAVSAAIWYPYLAAPEDRVADWARTSYAEFAELAQSQPAVRMRRGREFLTTPRPDPFWADVPADFERIAAPPAGFQDGWSFSTPVVEMPLYLQYLVQRLEAAGGSLTRAALSALPNSAEVVVNCAGLGARLTAGDPTVTPVRGQVLTVEQFGLTEWLLADQNPHDLTYVVPRSHDVVIGGTSRPDSWDLAVDADTAQAMLDRAAALVPGLRNAKVLKHRVGLRPARPAVRCQSVHVGDQTVVHCYGHGGSGVTLSWGCADEVLALVKNAA from the coding sequence ATGCGCGTGATCGTGGTGGGTGCCGGCGTGATCGGGCTGACGTGTGCCGTCCGGCTGGCCGAGGCGGGGTACGACGTCGGGCTGTTCGCGCGGGATCTGCCGCTGGAGACCACGTCGGCGGTGTCGGCCGCGATCTGGTACCCGTACCTGGCCGCGCCCGAGGACCGGGTCGCCGACTGGGCGCGCACGTCGTACGCCGAGTTCGCCGAGCTGGCGCAGAGCCAGCCGGCGGTGCGGATGCGGCGCGGGCGGGAGTTCCTGACCACCCCGCGGCCGGATCCGTTCTGGGCGGACGTACCTGCTGACTTCGAGCGAATCGCGGCGCCGCCCGCGGGCTTCCAGGACGGCTGGTCGTTCAGCACGCCGGTGGTCGAGATGCCGCTCTACCTGCAGTACCTCGTGCAGCGGCTGGAGGCAGCGGGTGGCTCGCTGACCCGAGCCGCGCTGTCCGCCCTGCCGAACTCGGCCGAAGTGGTGGTGAACTGCGCCGGCCTCGGCGCCCGGCTGACCGCCGGCGATCCCACCGTGACGCCGGTCCGCGGCCAGGTGCTGACCGTCGAGCAGTTCGGCCTGACCGAGTGGCTGCTCGCGGACCAGAACCCGCACGACCTGACGTACGTCGTACCGCGGTCGCACGACGTCGTCATCGGCGGCACGAGCCGGCCGGACAGCTGGGACCTGGCCGTCGACGCCGACACCGCCCAGGCGATGCTCGACCGGGCCGCGGCGCTCGTTCCCGGCCTGCGCAACGCCAAGGTACTCAAGCACCGCGTCGGCCTGCGCCCGGCGCGGCCGGCGGTGCGGTGTCAAAGCGTGCATGTCGGCGACCAGACCGTCGTTCACTGCTATGGCCACGGCGGTTCCGGTGTCACACTCAGCTGGGGCTGTGCCGACGAGGTTCTGGCCCTGGTCAAGAACGCGGCCTGA